A genomic region of Denticeps clupeoides chromosome 9, fDenClu1.1, whole genome shotgun sequence contains the following coding sequences:
- the sdc3 gene encoding syndecan-3, protein MRLAAWTAVALLLGRAVLAQQRVSRPLDEEGSADEFYDDEDLFSGSGSGFPDLDSGPTSTSVAFTTEEPLPLSTTQATGPAPSAPPAAEPSSRPPPESGRVRDREKDEEEAEDREEESERQREMGEVQEEELEGDTETEGALTVPWAPPTSSVPTAAQPTSAPPSTPPEELSTTELEEEQEEIFFTTQMYPTIPQLTTTDTTPMEEDTPTPDDITTAQPITQAPQTTPPTTPPAARPRKPWATPTLATPSRPSTSTMVTTPTPTPTTQTSEDNEVGVATKLPEEDGHLGNEVGRNGGVSDRGVEPDLIGNTVNTGSSAAQLPQKNILERKEVLIAVIVGGVVGAMFAVFLVMLLVYRMKKKDEGSYTLEEPKQATVTYHKPDKQEEFYA, encoded by the exons ATGAGGCTCGCGGCTTGGACGGCGGTCGCGCTGCTGCTGGGGCGCGCGGTTCTG GCCCAGCAGCGAGTATCTCGACCGCTAGATGAGGAGGGTTCTGCTGATGAGTTCTATGATGACGAGGACCTGTTCTCTGGCTCCGGGTCAggct TTCCGGATTTGGATTCCGGTCCAACCAGCACATCTGTGGCCTTCACCACTGAGGAGCCCCTCCCCCTGTCAACTACTCAGGCcaccggccccgccccctctgcCCCCCCAGCTGCAGAGCCCAGCAGCCGCCCTCCGCCCGAGAGCGGCAGGGTGCGAGATCGAgagaaggatgaggaggaggccgaagacagagaggaagagagcgagCGACAGAGGGAGATGGGGGAGGTTCAGGAGGAGGAGCTTGAGGgagacacagaaacagagggGGCCTTGACTGTGCCTTGGGCTCCACCCACAAGCAGTGTTCCCACAGCAGCCCAACCTACATCAGCTCCACCCTCCACTCCACCAGAAGAGCTGAGCACCactgagctggaggaggagcaggaggagatcTTCTTCACAACGCAGATGTATCCCACAATCCCCCAGCTGACCACCACAGACACCACGCCCATGGAGGAGGACACGCCCACACCGGATGACATCACAAcggctcagccaatcacacagGCTCCCCAAACTACACCACCCACTACACCACCTGCAGCAAGGCCTCGAAAACCTTGGGCCACACCCACTTTGGCCACACCTTCCAGACCTAGCACAAGCACCATGGTCACCACGCCCACGCCCACCCCCACCACACAG ACCTCTGAAGATAATGAAGTGGGTGTGGCCACCAAACTACCAGAGGAAGATGGGCACCTGGGAAATGAGGTGGGCAGAAACGGGGGGGTGTCTGACCGAGGGGTGGAGCCAGATCTGATCGGCAACACGGTGAACACGGGAAGTTctgctgcccagctgcctcagAAGAACATTCTGGAGCGAAAGGAGGTTCTGATAG CGGTCATCGTTGGGGGCGTGGTCGGGGCGATGTTCGCCGTCTTTCTCGTCATGTTGCTCGTGTACCggatgaagaagaaggacgAGGGCAGCTACACCCTGGAGGAGCCGAAGCAGGCGACTGTCACCTACCACAAACCCGACAAACAGGAGGAGTTTTATgcataa